The DNA sequence CTCATGAGTGGCTGCCGTTCTTATGGGGTGGTGAAGAAGTCGCACCTTTTACGGATGGTGAGCAACTAGAGAGCTACATTGAAGTTATCATCACGCTTTGGAATAAAACACGTCCTGAGCTAATTGAAGGAACGTGGAGTTGGCCTGAAGCTTGCCAATTGGATGATGCAGAAGTGGTGAATACCGCTGCTCGCGATTTCTGTGAAGGCTTGCTTCAAGGATGGCAGATCGCCCGTGATGACTGGGAAACATTGATGCCTGAAGAGAGCGAAGACAACGCACTCGTGGGCGGCGTGTTACTTTCACTGAGTATGCTTTACGATCCAGAAACGTCAATTGCGACACTTGCAGAGCAAGGCATCGAAGGCCTAGAGCAATTTGAAGAGATCTTTAACGCTGTTCCTGTAATGCTTTGCGGATTAACGCAGCGTGGTATTGCACTGGCTGAAGCTCAATAAAAGTTAGCTTTATACTGACCCAAAAGGCCTCACAATGAGGCCTTTTTTCGTTTTTGGACGAGATTAAAATAGTAGCTCTAGAAGCCTTTCCAATCGAAGTCATCAATTCGCTCGTCGGCGATATAAAATAGTTTAGTACCGCTGCTGACAACTTGGTCTAGTTCTGGGTTAAGTTCAATACCACTCCCCGTATCAATCGCGATCAGCGTTGCTTTGTACTTCTCTTTAAACACAGAGAAAATAGGCGCGACGGTGACAGGCTCAGCATCTTCAGGGAAATACGTTGAATATTGTGTCATACCTCTTGTGGAGCTCAATAGCTCTTGATGAAGCGCACTTGAACCTGGGTCTACCGCAGCCTTTGCTAGCATCTCTGCACCCACAGCCGGAATACATTCAGAGTTTGGACAATGTTTGTGTAGCAGGTCGCTCAACGCTTCATCTTTAAAATAAACCAGTAAGTGAGCTTTCGGATTTCGGTTAGCACAGTAAAGTGCTGCAGACAGGGTAATGTCGTCTTCCGGGTTATCAATCAGGATGCAACTCGCAGACTCAATACCCGTTTTCTCCATCTCTTTGCCATCTGTGTAGCTGTTTACTTTGACGAAATTGATTTCGCCGGGTAACGGGTTTTCGATATCTGAACGAGTACATAATACGATTGGTCGCTTACCCGTTTCTTCGTGTTGCAGCATGCGGATGAGGTGAATAGTTCTTTGTTCATTCCATCCCAGCATCAAAATGTGGTTGTCCACTCTAACTCTCCTTTTTCCTAGCAAGCCTGCTCGCCAATATTCAACACCTTCGGTTGCAACCTTACCGAGCAAAGCTGCGAAAAGGCTCAGCCCACCGGGAATAACAAATAGGATTACAATCCATCGACCTGCATCCGTTGTCGGTGACAGATCTCCGTAACCAACGGTTGACGCTGTCACGACCAGATAATAGGCAAATGTTGTGATTGAGTTGGTTAAATCCGTTTCACCAGCGACGTACAGCATCGACCACGACAAGAATATGTAGCCTAGAAACGTAAACAGTAAGTTTTTGCCATTCAAAACAAAGATGTTTGCTTTGATCCAGCGTTTGAGTTGTAACCAGATTATCATTCGAGCCCCAATCTTAATCTCTTACTTACATGCTAGAAAAAATACGCGATATCAACAAGATATATCATCAGAAAAAGATACATAAGAACAACATTGATATCGATAGCCAATATTCAGATACAAAAAAACCAGCACTCGGCTGGTTTCTCTCTTGATGGTAAAGCAGAACAGTGATTAAGCTGGACTGCTTATATCATCACGACAACGAAATTAAGCGTTGCCTTTAACCTGTAGGTTAAGCTGTTCAGCGAAATCTAGCATGCGGTTCAGTGGGATAAGAGACTTAACACGTAGTTCGTCAGAAA is a window from the Vibrio splendidus genome containing:
- a CDS encoding UPF0149 family protein, translating into MTLQDILALPELEGKLITEHKTMGFVTAMAAAPNVLTPHEWLPFLWGGEEVAPFTDGEQLESYIEVIITLWNKTRPELIEGTWSWPEACQLDDAEVVNTAARDFCEGLLQGWQIARDDWETLMPEESEDNALVGGVLLSLSMLYDPETSIATLAEQGIEGLEQFEEIFNAVPVMLCGLTQRGIALAEAQ
- a CDS encoding potassium channel protein, with translation MIIWLQLKRWIKANIFVLNGKNLLFTFLGYIFLSWSMLYVAGETDLTNSITTFAYYLVVTASTVGYGDLSPTTDAGRWIVILFVIPGGLSLFAALLGKVATEGVEYWRAGLLGKRRVRVDNHILMLGWNEQRTIHLIRMLQHEETGKRPIVLCTRSDIENPLPGEINFVKVNSYTDGKEMEKTGIESASCILIDNPEDDITLSAALYCANRNPKAHLLVYFKDEALSDLLHKHCPNSECIPAVGAEMLAKAAVDPGSSALHQELLSSTRGMTQYSTYFPEDAEPVTVAPIFSVFKEKYKATLIAIDTGSGIELNPELDQVVSSGTKLFYIADERIDDFDWKGF